The nucleotide window GTGTCTGGATCAGGCCACCATCAAACATGTGCTTGCAACGCCCGAGCGGTCCTTCGCCCTTTGCGTCATCGCGAAAGAGGGCTTCCTGCTGTCCCATGTCGTAGCCTCGGACCGCTATCTCCCCATAAGACGCCTCAATCCCTGTGCGGATGACGCGTGGCACGACATGCCGTTCTGCAACCGCGAACCCGGAGGTTAGCCGTGAAAGCCGCCACAGTCGCAGCCGCTATCGCCGTCCTGTCCGCCTTGTCGATTGCCGGTGCCCAGGACATGGACACGGCGACCCACCTTTCCTGGCAAGAATTGAAGGTCGCGATGGTGAAGTCCGCAGCGGCCGACGACGCCATCGTCTTCGCCACCGCCACCCCCTTCGGTCACGGAGTGCGAAAGGACGGCGACAATCCGCTTGGCGAGGTCACGCCTATCCAGGGCACCCTCGATGTCTCGTTCCGGCCCTGCGGAGCGAAGGATGCGGAGGTCATCCCGGCAAACAGCATCCTGCCGACGGCCGAAGTCTGCGCCTCGTTACCCGGCACCTCGCAGCCCAGCCTCCAGGCGCGGCACTGGGTCTACAGCCCCGATCTCGAAGGTTTCAGGATCGCCGACCCGGACGATGCACAGCAACCGGGCGCAACGGCTTTCGTGAAATGTCACGATCTGCCCAGCGCGTTGCTGGTTGTCGCAGGCAAGACGCAAAACGGCGAGGAAGCCATTGCCGGCCCCTCCGAGGCTTTGGCAAGTCTGGACGTGCAAGCCGACAAGCAGGCCGCGATCCCGGACGAGACCCTATCGACCCTTTCTCAATGCGATGCAGCCTCGGAATTCTGGACCTTCGATGCGTCCGCCAGGCAGCTCGCGAGCGATAACATGATCCAGATCCTGGGTGTCTCGCGGGATCGCCCGCGCGTCATGTAATAGCCGGGGTTCGCTTCACCCCACCCGCAGCCAGACGTCGCGGACATGCGCAATGACGCGCTCCCCCTTGCGGATATCGTAGGGGTGGTGCTCGATGCGCTGCAGTCCGAGCGATGAAAAGCGGCCCAGTTCGGACGGTGCAAGCGGCCAGGGCGGCCCGTCGGGCGTGCTGCCTTCGGGTGCTGTGCGTGTCAGCACCAGGAGCCTGCCGCCCGGCGCAACGAGGGAGGCGACGGCGGCAAAGGCCCGCTCGCGCAGATCGCCGGAGAGTGCCTGCAGCGTGTAGCACTCGTGCACGAGATCGAAACGGCCGAGCCAGTCCGCCGGCAGGTCGAACAGGTCGGCGGCACGGTAGTCGACAGCACTTTGCGGGAAGCGCTGCCGCGCCCACGCCACCGCCTTTGGCGACAGGTCGAAACCGGTGGTGCGATAGCCGGCCTGCGCCAGCGCCTCGGCATTGTCGCCGAGCCCGCAGCCGACATCGACGGCCAGCTGCCCATCGCCCGGATGCGCCGCCAGCCAGTCGACCAGCTCCGCCTTGGGAGCCAGGTCCGCCCAGGGCACGGCCGCCGCATCATCCCCGGCCGTCTCGTAGACCGCATCGAACCAGGCCGAGCGGTCCTCACGCTTGCCGCCCTTGGCGCCGAACAGCCCGTCGAGCCGCTCGCGCGCCGCATCCCGCCGGTCCATGAAACCCGCCTTGTCGGGCTTGTCCCCGCTCATGCCTTCTTCTCCCATCGGCCCGCTTCGTTCTGCTGCCAATAGGTGATGTCGTGCCCTGCCTCCTTCATCGCCTTCCAGTGCCGCCGGGCGTCGGCGACCGCGTCCGGATCCTGTCCGTCGAACAGGAAGACCCCGCGCTGATAGGGAGTGAGGTCCGGCGGAGCAGCCCGGTCGACGAGAAAGCGCACCACCGCGCCGTTCGGGTTCTCCTCGCCATCGGTCAGGTAGACCGGCTGCGCCTCGCCATGCCCGTCGGCGGCCGTACCGTGCGGCAGGAAGGCGTCGTCGCGATAGGTCCAAAGCCACGAATCGAGCGCCTCGCAGCGCTCGCGCGAGCCGGCCTGCACGACGCAGCGCCAGCCCCTGCCAAGACAGGTTTCCAGCAGCCCGGGCAGCGCCTGCTCCAGCGGCTGGCGGGTCAGATGGTAGAAAAGAACCTCGCTCATTCCGCCCCCCGCTTGTGCAGTGCGGCAGTCCTGCAACAGCCTCGATGCGAAGTGCCGTCGGGTGAGAAACGGGCTTTGATTTGCCAATGATTCACGATTAACGGTTTCCCAACTTCGGCCCGGCAGAGTGACGACCGGGCTGGACCCGGCCGATTCGGCAAATGCTTCGCGCCACGCGCTGATCCTTCAAACGTCCTGTGGTTGCCGTCACAACGGCCTCGGCAGGATCAGGATAGCTTGAGCCAGGCGCAAGCGACTGCCGGACGGTAGAGCCGTCACCGCGCCGGGGCAACGGGAGACATTCGATGGCTGTGCGGATTGCTTTGTTTTTCGGTCTCGTGCTCGGTCTCGCCGGTGTGACCACGGCAATGGGAACCGTGGTGGTGGAGCCGACCGGCGGCGCCTGCGAATCCTACAAGACCTGCTGAAGACACTCCGCCCCTGCGGCACCGCAAACGGTGCCGCCTGACGGACGGAACGAAATAACCCGCCACCAGGCGGGTTTTTTGTTGTTCGCGGACCTGGATACGACGGCGAGGCTACGGATCCCTCCGCAGCCTCGGCCGGTATGCATCAGCCCTCGTAGTGGTCGCGCACGAGGCGGTCGAGCAGCCGCACGCCGAAGCCGGAAGCCCAGCCCTTGCTGAGATCGGTCTTCGGGCTGCCCATGGCGGTGCCGGCAACGTCGATATGCACCCACGGCACATCGTTGACGAAGCGCTGGAGGAATTGGGCGGCCGTGATCGAACCCGCCGAGCGGCCGCCGGTGTTCTTCATGTCGGCGTTCGGCGTGTCGATCAGCTTGTCGTAGTCCTTCGACAGCGGCAGGCGCCAGACCTTCTCGTCCGTGGCAAGGCCGGCCTCGGCAAGACGCGCGGCCAGTTCGTCGTCGTTGGAGAAGATGCCGGCATGATGGCTGCCGAGCGCGATGATGATCGCACCGGTCAGCGTTGCCAGGTTGATCATGAAGGCCGGCTTGAACCGGTCCTGCGTGTACCAGAGCGCATCCGCCAGAACGAGACGGCCTTCCGCATCGGTGTTGATGATCTCGATGGTCGCGCCCGACATGGCCGTGACGATATCGCCCGGCCGCTGCGCCTTGCCGTCCGGCATGTTCTCCACGAGGCCGATGACGCCGATGACGTTGACCTTGGCCTTGCGGGCCGCCAGCGCGTGCATCAGGCCGGTGACGGCCGCCGCCCCGCCCATGTCGCCCTTCATGTCCTCCATCGAGGCCGCCGGCTTGATCGAGATGCCGCCGGTGTCGAAGACCACGCCCTTGCCGATGAAGGCGAGCGGGGCCGCGTCCTTCTTGCCGCCGTTCCAGCGCATGATCACCAGGCGCGGCGGGCTCTCCGAGCCCTGTGCCACGCCGAGCAGCGCGTTCATCTTGAGCTTCTTCATCGCCTTCTCGTCGAGGATCTCGATCTCGACGCCGAGCTTGGAGAGCTCGCTGGCGCGGTTGGCGAATTCAACGGTGGTCAGCACGTTGGCCGGTTCGTTGACGAGGTCCCGGGCGAGCAGCGTGCCGTCGCTCACCGCATCGGCGTCGGCCCAGGCCTTCTTCGCCGCCTTGGCATCTTCGAGCAGCAGCGACACCTTGACCGAACCGGTCGCCTCCTCGTCGTCGCCCTTGCGGCTCTTGTAGCGGTCGAAGACATAGGCGCGCAGCTTCATGCCCATCGCGAAGGCCGCTGCGTGGCCGGCATCCACCGCGCCTGCCGGCGTCTCCAGCAGCACATCGGCCGACTTGGCCTTCCCGAGCTTGCCCATCACGGTGCCGCCGAGCGCCGCCCAGTCGTTGTCGCCGAGCCCGGCAACCTCATCGGCCTTGCCGAGGCCGACAACCAGCAGCCGGTCGACGCCAAGGCCCGCCGGCGCGAGAAGATCGAGCACCGTCTTCGACTTGCCGGAAAAGCCGGCGGTCTCTGCCGCGCGACGGATCAGGTCCAGCGCCCCTTCGCCAAGGCCGGCCGCGGTAGCGCCGGTTGCCAGCTTGTCGTCGACGAGGATGACGGCGACGCCCTTGTGCGGAGCGTCGGGTTTTGCGAAGGAGATCTTGGGGAGCAAGGGGAACCTCATCTCTGGCAGGATTGGAGGAGATCCAGGGCGGTTTGCCAGACTTGCGACAGCCGCAGATTCGCTGCGCGCCGTGTCAGCCAGACGGGCGTACCCGCCCGGAATATCCTGATCCGTCTAGAATGGTGCCTGTTTTCCCGCTCGGCAAGCGCCCTTGCCGCCTTGCCGGTCCAGTTAATCTCCGGTTAACCCTTTTTCTTCTCGGAGTATTTACCTAAACTGCGGCCTAATCGGATGCGACCGGCGCCCGGCCGGCCGACGACGACGCGGGCCGGACCTGCCGCCCCGCCCCCGAAGGCTCTCTGGCAGCCGACGATTTTCTGGCGCAAGCCCGGTGGGCTGACCGAACACGGACCTGATGACGACCTTCGAGCGGTATGTTTTCCGGCGCCTTGCCGCCGTCTTCCTGGTGACGCTCACGGCACTGGCCGGCGTCGTCTGGGCGACGCAGGCCCTGCGTCAGCTCGACCTGGTCACCGCCAAGGGCCAGACCATCGTCCAGTTCATCGGCATGACCATGCTGGCCATGCCGTTTCTGGCGCTCGCCATCGCCCCCTTCGCGCTGCTGATCGCCATGCTGGTGGTGCTCAACACCCTGTCGAACGACAGCGAGCTCATCGTCATCAATGCGTCCGGCGCCTCGCGCTCCGTGCTGCTGCGGCCGATTCTCGTCTTCGCCGCCGTCATCAGCCTGTTCTGCGCCTCGCTGTCGCTGCTCTTCGCTCCCGCCGGTCTTGCCTCGCTGCGCGACGAGATCACCCAGGTGCGTGTCGATCTGGTCGCCAACATCGTCCGCCCAGGCCGCTTCATCGGCATCGAGGACGGGCTGACCTTCCACATCCGCAACCGCGGCGGCGACGGCCAGCTCGAAGGCCTGTTGATGCACGACGAGCGCGCCGAGGACATCGTCTTCACCTATGAGGCGGCGCGCGGGCAGATCGTCGAGGCCGCCGACCGCACCCTGCTGGTGATGCAGGACGGCACGATCCAGCGCCGTACCCGCGCCACGGGCAGCCTCTCAATCGTCCGCTTCCAATCCTATGCCTTCGACCTGTCGAGCATGGTTCCGACCGACACCGTCGCCACCTACAAGGCCAGCGAACGCTCCACACTGGCCCTGCTCGCCCCCGACCCGGACGACGTCTACGCGACCGAGAACCGCAACCGCCTGACCGCAGAGCTGCATGACCGGCTGAGCCAGCCGCTCTACCCCATAGCCTTCGCGCTCATCGTCTTCCTGTTCGCCGGCGAGCCCAAGACCACCCGCCAGAACCGCCATGCGGCGACCCTGACCGCCCTCGTCCTTGCCATCCTGCTGCGCACGGCGGGCTTCGGCATCCTGACGCTGGTGCCGGGCCTGCCCGTCGCGCGCTTTGCGCTCTACCTGCTGCCGCTGGCCACCATCGTGCTGGTCGGCTGGATGGTCGCCATCGGCCGCAAGCCGCGCTGGATCAACGCTCTTGCCGCCCTCAGCGAGCGGATCGGCGAGCGGATCGAGGGCATTGTCGCCCGGCTGCAGGGCCACCAGCAGGGCGGGCCCGCCTGATGCTCGCCTCGCTCCGCTCCGGCCATACGCTCGCCGTCTATTTCGCGCTGCGCTTCGTGGCCTCGATTCTCGGCCTCTTCCTGCTGGCCGCCGTGCTGATCTTCATCTTCGACGCGCTCGAGCTTCTGCGCCGGGCGAGCGATCAGGACGGGGCAAGCCTTGCCCGCATCGGCGCGATCTCGCTGCTGCGCGTGCCGCAGCTGATGGAACAGGTCCTGCCCTTCGCCGTGCTCTTCGGCGCGATTGCCGCGTTTCTCGGCCTCAGCCGCAAGCTGGAGCTCGTCGTGGCGCGCGCGGCCGGTGTGTCGGTCTGGCAGTTCACCGCCCCCGCGCTCATCGTCGGCATTGCCATCGGCATCGGCGCGGTGCTGCTCTACAATCCCCTCGCCGTCACCCTTCGCACGCAGTCGGACGAACTCGCCTCCGGTCTCTTCGGCCGCGAGCAGAACTTCCTGCTGCAGACCACGGGCGACATCTGGCTGCGCCAGGACGGCCAGGACGGGGAATCGGTCCTGCACGCCAAGCAGATCCTCAACTCCGGAGAACGGCTGCTCGGGGTGACTATGTTCACCTTCGACCGCAAAGGCAGTTTCGTGGAGCGGATCGAGGCGAGCGAGGCGACGCTCGGCGAGAAGACCTGGCGCCTGTCGGAGGCCACGGTCTACTCGACCCAGGGCGATCCGCAGACCCATGAGAGCTATAACGTCTCCACATACCTCACCCCGACGGAGGTGCGCGAGAGCATCGCGGCACCCGAATCCATCGGATTCTGGGACCTTCCGCGTGTGATCGAATTGTCACAGAGAGCCGGTTTGCCCGCGTATCGTTATTCGCTTCAATATCAGACACTTCTGGCAAGACCCGCACTTTTGGCCGCGATGGTGCTGATTGCCGCCTGTGTTTCCCTGAGGGTTTCGAGGATGGGGGGTATCGGCCGCCTGATTCTGGGTGGAATCCTCGCCGGGTTCGTGCTTTACGTTCTGTCGGAGCTCGGCAAGGACCTGGGCGGTGCGGGAATCGTGCCTCCTTTCATCGCCGCGTGGGCACCTGGAGTGTTTGGAGTCTTGATGGGGATCACGATCCTCCTGCACCTGGAGGACGGCTGATGGTTTCGGCCGTTTCATCAGGCATGGCCGATCGGCAGAACCGCCCGTCCCGCGCTGATCGGGTGGGCGCATCCCCGCGTGCGCGCGCGATTCGTGCGTCCTTGCTCGCCGGCACGCTGCTGTCCGGTGCCGCGCTCGCACTGCTGAGCGCCGCAGCGCTCGCTCCCCGTCCCGCCCTTGCCCAGGACAACGCCCTCGATTCGCTGGGATCGCAAGTCGACCCGGCCGAGCCGCTCCTGCTCGAGGCGACGGAACTGCGCTATGATTTCGACCGGGACATCATCTCGGCCATCGGAAATGTGCAGATCTATTATGGCGGCAACACGGTGGAAGCGGACCGCGTCGATTTCGACCGTCGCAACAACCGTCTGCGCGCTAACGGCAATGTTCGCCTGACCGAGCCGAACGGCAATGTCCTGCGCGCGGCCTCGATGGAACTGTCTGACGATCTGCGCGACGGCTTCGCCACGGCGCTGCAGCTCGACACGCCGCAGCGCACCCGCTTCATCGCCGACGGAGCGCGCCGCGAAAACGGCAACCGCACGAGCTTCGACAACGGCCTCTACACGGTCTACACCAGCGCGAAGAACCCGCCGGACAAGCCGCCGCTCTGGCGCATCCGCGCGCAGACCATCGTCCATGACCAGCAGGAAAAGACGATCGAGTTCGAGAAGGCCTCCTTCGAGTTCTTCGGCCGCTCGCTCGTCTACCTGCCGTATCTGTCGATGCCGGACCCGAGCGTCAAGCGGAAGTCGGGCCTGCTGATTCCCAATTTCGTCTATGGCGACCGGGTGGGTGCGGGCATGCGCATCCCCTACTATTTCGCCATCGACCCGTCGCGCGACCTGCTGATTTCCGCAACGCCGCTGAGCAAGCAGGGCGTGCTCGGACAGTTCGACTGGCGCCAGCGGCTGATGGACGGTGCCTATTCGATCCACGCTGCCGGCATCTTCCAGGCGCGTCCGGACGAGTACACCACCTCGAGCGGCAACCGCGACTTTCGCGGCGTGATCGCCTCGGAGGGCGAGTTCGACATCAATCAGCGCTGGAAGTGGGGCTGGGACCTGTCCTGGCGCACCGACCGCTCGTTCCTGCGCGACTACAAGTTCGCCCCGCTCGGCAATGCCAGCGACGTGTCGAAGATCTACCTGACGGGACAGAGCGAGCGGAACAGGTTCGACCTGCGCGCCTACGCCTTCCGCATCTCGCAGGAAGACTATACCGCTCTGGCCACGCTCGATGCCCCCGGCTTCATTCCTGTCGGCAGCCGCCTGCAGGACAAGCAGCCCTTCGTCCATCCGGTGCTCGACTGGAACTACATTTTCGAGAACCCGATTGCCGGCGGCGAGCTGGCCTTGACGGGCAATCTCACCAGCCTGACCCGCGACCAGACCGATGCGATCCAGATCGGCGGCCTCACCCGCTTCCGCGGTGTCGAAGGCACGTTCACCCGCGCCAGCCTGGAGGCCGAGTGGCGCTCCACGCTGATCGATTCCTTCGGCCAGGTGTTCACGCCCTTCGCCTATGTGAAGGGCGATCTGTACTTCCTCGCCTCGCAGGACAGGAACGTCGCCTCGATGACCGACGAGAGCTTCGTCGGCCGCATCATGCCGGCCGTCGGCCTCGACTACCGCTTCCCGTTCATCGGCACATTCCAGGGCGGCCACCAGATCATCGAGCCGGTGGCCCAGGTCATCGTCCGTCCGAACGAGACGCGCATCGGCGAGCTGCCGAACGAGGACGCGCAGAGCATCGTCTTCGATTCCACAACGCTGTTCGAATACGACAAGTTCTCCGGCTTCGACCGCAGCGAGGGTGGCACCCGAACCAATGTCGGCCTGAAATACAGCCTGAACTTCGATCAGGGCTATCATGTCAGCGCCCTGTTCGGTCGGTCGTTCCATCTCGGCGGCACCAACTCGTTCAAGCAGGCCGACATCCTCGGCGCCACCACCAGCTCGGGTCTTGCCACCAACTACAGCGACTATGTCGGCAGCCTCTATTTCGACAGCCGGCAAGGCTTCCGGATGGGCGCGCAGGCCCGCTTCGATCACAAGAACTTCTCCGTCCGCCGCGCACAGGTCGAGGCAACAGGCATCTACGGTCCGGTCACTGGCAACCTTGCCTATGCCTATCTGTCGCCGCAGCCCAACCTCGGCATCGCCACGCCGCGCGAGGAGCTCATCGGCTCGGCCAGCCTGCGGCTGCAGGAGAACTGGCGGATGTTCGGCTCCGTACGCTTCGACCTCGAGCGCCGCAACATGGTTCGCGACAGCTTCGGCGTCGGCTATGACGACGAGGGTTTCTCGGTATCCTTCGCCTATTCCGAAGACCGCAGCCGCAACAATGGCCAGACGACAGACCGGCTGTTCTTCTTCCGGTTCGGCCTGCGCACGCTCGGCGACACGCAGTTCTCGACCACCGGAAACAACTAGGGACCAGATGTCCGCGCCGGGCATGCCGCACGGAGCGGATCGCACGCGATGACAGGCCCGTTTCGCTGGCGATCTCGCAAGACCCTCGGCGAGACAGCTGCTTCCGACGGATTTTGGCCGTTTTCTGGTGTCACAGCAGTTCGCAGGATAGCATCGCCGGGAAAATTGGCTGAAGGCAGGTGCACGCGCCTTCAGAGAAGACCGTTCTGCGACCGGGCCTTGGCCGTCCGGAACCGGCGAAACGAGTAGCGGCGACACTGGACGCGACGAAAGTGGACGCGACGACAGGGGGAATGAATGACTGCAAAGCGCTGGATGCTCGCGGGCTTGGCGATTCTGATCGCCGCCACCGTTTCCGGCGGACCGCTCGCCGCGCAGACCGCCATCAAGGTGATCGTGAACAACAAGCCGATCACCACCTATGACATCAATCAGAGATCCAGCCTCCTGCGCCTGACCGGCAGCCGTGGCGGCGCCAAGCAGGCGACGGAAGAGCTGATCGAAGAAGTTCTGAAGATGCAGGAAGCCGAACGAGCCGGCATACGCATCACCAAGGCGGATGTCGACGAGGCCTACGCGACGCTCGCCAGCCGCGTGAAGCTGACGCCGGCACGCCTCACCCAGGCGCTCGCCCAGTCGGGCGTGAAGGCAGAGACCATGCGCCAGCGCATCCAGGCCGAGATCGCCTGGAGCCAGCTGCTGCGCGCGCGCTTCCAGTCCGAGGTGCGCATTTCCGAATCCGACGTGATCGCCGCCCTGCGCAAGCAGGAGGACAAGAGCAGCGACACCAGCATGGAATATCGGATCCAGCCGATCATCTTCGTCGTGCCGGCAAAGACCGGTGCCAGCGGCAAGAACCAGCGCCGCCGCGATGTCGAGAACTTCCGCTCGCGCTTCTCGTCCTGCAACGAGGCCCAGACGCTCGCCAGCGAGTTCCGCGAAGTGGTGGTGATGCCGATGGTCACCCGTCTTGAAACCGAGGTGCCGGCCCCGCTCAAGGAAGCGCTGGACAAGACGGCTGTCGGCAAGGTGACCACCGCCCAGGACAGCTCCAAGGGCCTGGAAGTCTACGCGGTCTGCGACAAGCGCGAGATCGCCAGCAACGCCGCCGCGCGGATGGAGGTCGAGGACGAGCTGCGCAACAAGGAAGGCGAGCAGATGAGCCGCCGCTACATGCGCGAGCTGCGCAGCCGCGCCATCATCGACTACCGCTGAGCCGACCGGTCCGCATGCGCGCCAGTTTCAAGCCTCTCGCCGTCACCATGGGTGACCCCGGCGGTATCGGTCCCGATGTCGCCCTTCTTGCGTGGAACGAACGGATAAGGCGTGAGCTGCCGCCGTTCTACCTGCTGGCCGATCCGGCCTTTCTCGCCTCCCGCGCGGCCCTGCTCGGGCTTGACGTGGCGATTGCCGAGGTTGCCCCGGGCGAAGCGCTGGAGGCCTGGAACGAGCACCTGCCCGTCGTGCCGCTCGGCATGAGCGTGCCTGATCGTCCCGGCATTGCCGATCCGGCGACGGCAGCAGCCGTCATCGCCTCGATCGACCGCGCCGTTGCCGACACGCAGGCAGGCCTCGCTGCCGGTCTCGTCACCAACCCCATCCAGAAGAAGGCGCTCTACGACGCCGGCTTCACCCATCCCGGCCATACCGAGTATCTCGGCGAGTTGGCGCGGCGCGCGGGTGCGCAGGACGCGACCCCGGTGATGCTGCTGGCCGGCCCCGACCTGCTCGTCGTGCCGGTCACGGTCCACATCCCGCTGCACAATGTGCCGAAGATGCTGACCACCGGCCTGATCGTCGATGTCGGGCGGATCGTGCATCAGGAACTGGTGCGCCGGTTCCGCATCAAGGCGCCGCGCATCGCCGTCGCCGGCCTCAACCCGCATGCGGGCGAAGGCGGGGCGCTCGGTTACGAGGACGACGAGATCATCGCCCCGGCCGTGGCGGAGCTGCGCTCCATGGGCATCGATGTCCAGGGCCCCCTGCCCGCCGACACGATGTTCCATGCCGAAGCCCGCGCCGGCTATGACTGCGCCCTGGCCATGTATCACGACCAGGCGCTGATCCCGGCCAAGACGCTGGCTTTCCACGACGCGGTCAACGCAACGCTCGGGCTGCCCTTCGTGCGCACCTCGCCGGACCACGGCACGGCCCTCGGCATTGCCGGCACCGGCAGCGCCCGCCCGGACAGCTTCGCCGCCGCCATCAGGCTCGCCGCCGTACTGGCGGACCCGGGCCTCATCGAATGAGCCAGATCGACGACCTGCCGCCGCTGCGCGATGTCATCCGCACCCATGAGCTGCTGGCCCGCAAGTCGCTGGGACAGAACTTTCTGCTCGACCTGAACCTGACGCTCAAGGTCGCCCGCACCGCCGGGGACCTGAGCGAGTGCACGGTGCTCGAGGTCGGGCCAGGTCCCGGCGGCCTCACCCGCGCTCTGCTGGTCGCGGGCGCAAGACGTGTGGTGGCAGTCGAGAAGGATGCCCGGTGCCTGCCGGCGCTTGCCGAGATCGCCGCCCGCTATCCCGGACGGCTGGAGGTGCTGGAGGCAGACGCGCTGACCATCGATCTGGAGCGGATCGCCGATGGCGGCTCACTGAAGATCGTCGCCAACCTGCCCTATAATGTCGGAACCCAGTTGCTGGTCGACTGGATCACCAGTGCGAGCTGGCCGCCGCTCTGGCAGTCGCTGACGCTGATGTTCCAGAAGGAAGTGGCCGAGCGCATCGTCGCCGAGCCCGGCAGCAAGGCCTATGGCCGCCTCGGCGTGCTGGCCGGCTGGCGCTGCCACGCAACGCTCGCCTTCGAGGTCGGGCCGAAAGCCTTCACGCCGCCACCGAAAGTCACCTCGGCCATCGTCCACCTGACACCGCGCAAGGCGCCTCTCGACTGCGACCTGAAGGCGCTGGAGCGCCTCACCGCCGCAGCCTTCGGCCAGCGCCGCAAGATGCTGCGCGCCAGCCTCAAGCCGCTTGCCGCAGACGCGGAGGCACGCATCGCTGCCGTCGGCATCGAGCCGACCATGCGTGCCGAGCAGCTCGACATCGCCGAGTTCGTCAAGCTGGCCAACGCCTTCGCCGCCGGCTGACACTCTCCCCTTTAGCACTGCGGATATGAAAAAAGGCGCCCCAATGGGGCGCCTTTGCTCCATGCGGCTCGTGCCGGCGCCGGCCCTCAGGCCTCGCCGGTCTCGCGCCTCAGGTCCTCGACCATGCCTTCGATGAACGGGCCGATGGCCGGGCTGCGCTCGCGGCGTAGCCGCTCGGCGCGCAGGATCGACAGCGCACCGCCGAATGCGGTCTGCAGGTCGTCGTTGACGATCACATAGTCATAGTCCTGCCAGTGCTTCATCTCGCCGACCGCCGTCTTCAGGCGGCGCTGGATGACGTCCTCCTCATCCTCTGCCCGGCGGTGCAGGCGGGACTTCATCTCGGCGATGGACGGCGGCAGGATGAACACCGACACCACGTCGCCGCGCATCTTCTCGTAGAGCTGGAACGTGCCCTGGATATCGATGTCGAACAGGACGTCGCGGCCGCCAGCCAGCGCCTCCTCCACCGGATCGCGCGGCGTGCCATAATAATTGCCGTGCACCTCGGCCCATTCCAGCAGCTCGCCGCGATCGCGCATCTGCTCGAAGCGCTCGCGCGAGATGAAGTGGTAGTGCACGCCGTCGATCTCGCTCGACCGGCGCGGCCGCGTGGTGACGGATACGGAAAGCTCCAGGCTGTGCTTTTCCCGGTCGAGAAGCTGCCGTGCGATGGTCGACTTGCCCGCGCCCGACGGCGAGGACAGCACCAGCATCAGTCCGCGCCGACGCGCTGCCGCCTCGCTCGATGTCACAACCGTTCCGCCGGTCGCTGTCGTCATGCCCCTGCCCCGTTGGTTCTGTTATTCAAGGTTCTGGATCTGCTCGCGCATCTGGTCGATGACCGTCTTGAGCTCCAGCCCGATGGCGGTCAGCTCCGTGCCGTTCGACTTGGAGCAGAGCGTGTTGGCCTCGCGGTTGAACTCCTGCGCGAGAAAATCGAGACGCCGGCCGACCGGGCCGCCCGCATCCAGCAGCTCGCGGGCCGCATGCACATGGGCCACCAGCCGGTCCAGCTCCTCGCGAATGTCCGCCTTGGTGGCGAGCAGCGCCGCCTCCTGGTGCAGCCGCACCGGATCGAGCGCCGCGCTGCTGCCGAGGAGCGCC belongs to Stappia indica and includes:
- a CDS encoding class I SAM-dependent methyltransferase, translated to MSGDKPDKAGFMDRRDAARERLDGLFGAKGGKREDRSAWFDAVYETAGDDAAAVPWADLAPKAELVDWLAAHPGDGQLAVDVGCGLGDNAEALAQAGYRTTGFDLSPKAVAWARQRFPQSAVDYRAADLFDLPADWLGRFDLVHECYTLQALSGDLRERAFAAVASLVAPGGRLLVLTRTAPEGSTPDGPPWPLAPSELGRFSSLGLQRIEHHPYDIRKGERVIAHVRDVWLRVG
- a CDS encoding DNA polymerase III subunit chi, which codes for MSEVLFYHLTRQPLEQALPGLLETCLGRGWRCVVQAGSRERCEALDSWLWTYRDDAFLPHGTAADGHGEAQPVYLTDGEENPNGAVVRFLVDRAAPPDLTPYQRGVFLFDGQDPDAVADARRHWKAMKEAGHDITYWQQNEAGRWEKKA
- a CDS encoding leucyl aminopeptidase — translated: MRFPLLPKISFAKPDAPHKGVAVILVDDKLATGATAAGLGEGALDLIRRAAETAGFSGKSKTVLDLLAPAGLGVDRLLVVGLGKADEVAGLGDNDWAALGGTVMGKLGKAKSADVLLETPAGAVDAGHAAAFAMGMKLRAYVFDRYKSRKGDDEEATGSVKVSLLLEDAKAAKKAWADADAVSDGTLLARDLVNEPANVLTTVEFANRASELSKLGVEIEILDEKAMKKLKMNALLGVAQGSESPPRLVIMRWNGGKKDAAPLAFIGKGVVFDTGGISIKPAASMEDMKGDMGGAAAVTGLMHALAARKAKVNVIGVIGLVENMPDGKAQRPGDIVTAMSGATIEIINTDAEGRLVLADALWYTQDRFKPAFMINLATLTGAIIIALGSHHAGIFSNDDELAARLAEAGLATDEKVWRLPLSKDYDKLIDTPNADMKNTGGRSAGSITAAQFLQRFVNDVPWVHIDVAGTAMGSPKTDLSKGWASGFGVRLLDRLVRDHYEG
- the lptF gene encoding LPS export ABC transporter permease LptF; amino-acid sequence: MTTFERYVFRRLAAVFLVTLTALAGVVWATQALRQLDLVTAKGQTIVQFIGMTMLAMPFLALAIAPFALLIAMLVVLNTLSNDSELIVINASGASRSVLLRPILVFAAVISLFCASLSLLFAPAGLASLRDEITQVRVDLVANIVRPGRFIGIEDGLTFHIRNRGGDGQLEGLLMHDERAEDIVFTYEAARGQIVEAADRTLLVMQDGTIQRRTRATGSLSIVRFQSYAFDLSSMVPTDTVATYKASERSTLALLAPDPDDVYATENRNRLTAELHDRLSQPLYPIAFALIVFLFAGEPKTTRQNRHAATLTALVLAILLRTAGFGILTLVPGLPVARFALYLLPLATIVLVGWMVAIGRKPRWINALAALSERIGERIEGIVARLQGHQQGGPA
- the lptG gene encoding LPS export ABC transporter permease LptG; this encodes MLASLRSGHTLAVYFALRFVASILGLFLLAAVLIFIFDALELLRRASDQDGASLARIGAISLLRVPQLMEQVLPFAVLFGAIAAFLGLSRKLELVVARAAGVSVWQFTAPALIVGIAIGIGAVLLYNPLAVTLRTQSDELASGLFGREQNFLLQTTGDIWLRQDGQDGESVLHAKQILNSGERLLGVTMFTFDRKGSFVERIEASEATLGEKTWRLSEATVYSTQGDPQTHESYNVSTYLTPTEVRESIAAPESIGFWDLPRVIELSQRAGLPAYRYSLQYQTLLARPALLAAMVLIAACVSLRVSRMGGIGRLILGGILAGFVLYVLSELGKDLGGAGIVPPFIAAWAPGVFGVLMGITILLHLEDG